A genomic region of Megalobrama amblycephala isolate DHTTF-2021 linkage group LG6, ASM1881202v1, whole genome shotgun sequence contains the following coding sequences:
- the dhrs12 gene encoding dehydrogenase/reductase SDR family member 12, which translates to MSFYRNTVWFLKGLQEYTKGGYEAAERRFSAADLEVSVSGRSFIITGANSGIGKAAACEIAKRGGTVHLVCRNKDRAEEARKEIVEQSKNENVHIHLVDMSSPRRVWEFANGFSQKHNLHALINNAGCMVNQRELTEDGLEKNFATNTLGTYILTTALIPTLKKSENPRVITVSSGGMLVQKLNVEDLQFEKDSFDGTMAYAQNKRQQVIMTEQWAAQHKEIHFSSMHPGWADTPAVRSSMPDFYEKMKNKLRTEAQGADTVVWLAISDAASRQPSGLFFQDRKAVSTHLPLAFSRSSPAEDQKLMSTLEEFAVKFKC; encoded by the exons ATGTCTTTCTACCGAAACACAGTTTGGTTCCTGAAGGGTCTACAGGAATATACGAA GGGCGGTTATGAGGCAGCAGAAAGGCGCTTCAGCGCGGCGGATCTGGAGGTGAGTGTGAGCGGCCGCTCGTTTATCATCACCGGAGCGAACAGCGGCATCGGTAAAGCCGCCGCCTGCGAAATCGCAAAGAGAG GTGGGACAGTACATCTGGTGTGCAGAAATAAAGATCGTGCGGAGGAGGCAAGAAAAGAGATCGTGGAGCAAAGTAAAAATGAG AATGTCCATATTCACCTAGTTGACATGTCCAGCCCCAGGAGAGTGTGGGAGTTTGCCAATGGATTCTCTCAGAAACACAATCTACATGCTTTG ATCAATAATGCGGGTTGCATGGTCAATCAGAGAGAACTGACTGAGGATGGTCTGGAGAAAAACTTTGCGACAAACACACTTG GGACTTATATACTGACGACAGCACTGATTCCCACACTGAAGAAGTCAGAGAATCCCAGAGTG aTCACTGTGTCATCTGGTGGGATGCTGGTTCAGAAGTTGAATGTGGAGGATCTTCAGTTTGAGAAAGATTCTTTTGACGGCACTATGGCTTATGCACAGAACAAG AGGCAACAAGTGATCATGACAGAGCAATGGGCAGCTCAGCACAAAGAAATCCACTTCTCATCCATGCACCCCGGCTGGGCAGACACCCCAG CGGTACGGTCATCCATGCCAGATTTCTATGAGAAAATGAAGAATAAACTCCGTACTGAAGCTCAGGGAGCTGACACAGTGGTGTGGCTGGCCATATCAGATGCTGCCAGCAGACAGCCCAGTGGCCTCTTCTTCCAAG ACAGAAAAGCGGTTTCTACGCATCTGCCGCTGGCCTTCTCCAGGTCTTCTCCAGCTGAAGACCAGAAGCTGATGAGCACACTGGAGGAGTTTGCTGTGAAATTCAAGTGTTAA